One genomic segment of Arthrobacter sp. zg-Y1110 includes these proteins:
- a CDS encoding DUF1116 domain-containing protein produces MTTTTRDASRLSANEAAVAAMLSAEPELIDILPALEAVPGMAKDIILVSGPLMPWQDYTGCQRLAVVGAVVFEGLAATEAEADGLLRSGAIRLASCHEHGGVGSLTGVCSASMPVLVVRDRLSGRTATCRMNEGPGTRALTFGSQGPAVNGNLARIRDQVAPALAQILRESPIPLLPIMAQALAMGDELHGRQTAAGLLFRNAVLERLLHLPGNAPETAALLPYLDTAEFHFLHVAMAAAKVIADTAVSIPGSSIVTGMAMNEKEFAVRVSGVPGQWFRAPLPPISGFPGRIMPPWTRADLGYSGGDSLIMETLGLGGAAAAAAPALSPVSIGTPAQMMELTSSLYAVASSEHPTLRIPALGGRGVPWGMDAAAIAGHRLVPPVHIGATLRNGGLAGAIYFTPPLQPFIDAVEHLQSIA; encoded by the coding sequence ATGACGACGACGACGCGGGATGCTTCCCGCCTCTCTGCCAACGAAGCAGCTGTCGCGGCAATGCTCTCCGCGGAGCCCGAGCTGATCGACATTCTTCCGGCCCTGGAGGCAGTCCCGGGCATGGCCAAGGACATCATCCTCGTCTCGGGACCGCTGATGCCGTGGCAGGATTACACGGGTTGCCAACGCTTGGCGGTTGTAGGTGCGGTTGTATTCGAAGGGCTTGCTGCCACTGAGGCAGAGGCTGACGGCTTGCTCCGCTCCGGCGCGATCCGGCTGGCCTCCTGTCACGAGCACGGTGGCGTAGGTTCGCTTACGGGCGTTTGCTCCGCCTCGATGCCCGTACTGGTTGTACGGGACCGCCTGTCCGGGCGCACCGCTACCTGCAGGATGAACGAAGGCCCGGGGACGCGGGCGCTTACGTTCGGATCCCAGGGGCCAGCGGTCAACGGCAATCTGGCCCGCATCAGGGACCAGGTGGCGCCGGCCTTGGCGCAGATCCTCCGTGAATCTCCGATACCGCTCCTGCCGATCATGGCCCAGGCGCTGGCCATGGGCGATGAACTGCACGGCAGGCAGACCGCTGCCGGGCTGCTGTTCCGGAACGCCGTCTTGGAACGCCTCCTCCATCTTCCGGGCAATGCCCCGGAGACCGCGGCGTTGCTGCCCTACCTCGACACAGCGGAATTCCATTTCCTGCACGTCGCGATGGCAGCCGCAAAGGTTATTGCGGACACAGCAGTTTCGATTCCGGGGAGCTCAATCGTCACGGGCATGGCGATGAACGAGAAGGAGTTCGCGGTTAGGGTTTCCGGCGTACCGGGCCAGTGGTTCCGCGCACCCCTACCGCCGATCTCCGGGTTTCCCGGAAGAATCATGCCGCCCTGGACGCGCGCCGATCTGGGGTACAGCGGTGGTGACAGCTTGATCATGGAAACGCTGGGATTGGGCGGCGCCGCTGCGGCGGCGGCTCCCGCCCTGAGTCCGGTCTCCATCGGGACTCCGGCACAAATGATGGAACTGACCAGCTCCCTGTATGCGGTTGCGTCGTCGGAGCATCCGACGCTGCGGATTCCGGCACTGGGCGGGCGCGGGGTCCCCTGGGGTATGGATGCTGCCGCCATCGCGGGGCACCGCCTCGTACCTCCGGTGCACATCGGGGCGACCCTGCGCAACGGCGGACTTGCCGGCGCGATTTATTTCACCCCGCCGCTTCAGCCTTTTATCGACGCAGTCGAACACCTGCAGTCAATCGCCTAA
- a CDS encoding winged helix-turn-helix domain-containing protein: protein MTEESGQVPRRSASEEEAKALASAMRIRILRLCLKEQLTNKEIATMLAANPATVLYHVRKLVSAGFLEPQEARSGPSGAYEIPYRATGKSWRLNLDGRDRRLRGAMIGAFVSEVGQLPASEQVGISRLGVRLTEEGHARLLERVQDLLDEFEAEEPPEGSIHYSVFMAIHPDQHPVPNPGKTSEGNS from the coding sequence ATGACAGAGGAGAGCGGCCAGGTCCCTCGGCGGTCAGCAAGTGAGGAAGAGGCGAAAGCCCTTGCCTCGGCAATGCGTATCCGCATTTTGCGCCTCTGCCTGAAAGAGCAGCTGACCAACAAGGAAATTGCGACCATGCTCGCCGCCAACCCGGCGACAGTGCTCTATCACGTCCGCAAGCTGGTCTCGGCCGGCTTCCTCGAACCCCAAGAGGCGCGGTCCGGACCGAGTGGCGCATATGAGATCCCCTACCGTGCCACGGGGAAGTCGTGGCGGTTGAATCTCGATGGCCGGGATCGCCGCTTGCGAGGCGCAATGATCGGCGCGTTCGTATCCGAGGTCGGACAGCTCCCTGCGTCGGAACAGGTCGGAATCTCCCGGCTGGGTGTACGCCTAACGGAAGAAGGACATGCCCGGCTTCTAGAACGTGTCCAGGATCTGCTGGATGAGTTCGAAGCCGAAGAACCTCCCGAGGGCAGCATCCACTACTCGGTTTTTATGGCCATCCATCCTGACCAGCACCCGGTGCCGAACCCGGGAAAAACCAGTGAGGGCAACTCCTGA
- a CDS encoding MFS transporter, which produces MTTEDGPGATVSGGVLRDRDFRFLFYSTSLSQLGQQVSSLALPLVAVVTLTASEFEVGLLSALSTAAFLLIGLPAGVWVDRMRYRSVLISSDLIRAAVLLTVPLAWWLGVLTVWQLYAVALLIGVFSVFFDVAYQSFLPRLIGRDHLVEGNAKLETVHSVAQLAGPVAAGQLIAWLTAPVALALDAIAMGLSALFVGRMRHLQPKPEPVPGSRLGTDIAEGLRFVLGNPLLRAIAGSTALFNLAFAAYMAMLVFFLPRDLGLGAHHLGIVFSVLGVGGLAGALATRRVTLWLGEGPAICWSVAATAPFALLMPAAGGEWSVWLGAAGLAVASFGMVVYNVTQVSFRQRLTPDRLLGRMNATMRFLVWGTQPVGALIGGLLGQLYGAEAALWIAAAAACVAFLPVTLSPLRTMRKLPDEQPAPPSPSAS; this is translated from the coding sequence ATGACGACTGAAGATGGCCCAGGAGCGACGGTATCTGGCGGTGTCCTACGGGACCGTGACTTCCGATTCCTGTTCTATTCCACTTCCCTGAGCCAGCTAGGCCAGCAGGTATCGAGTCTCGCGCTGCCACTCGTAGCAGTGGTGACGCTGACAGCCAGTGAGTTCGAAGTAGGGCTGCTTTCGGCCCTGAGCACCGCTGCGTTCCTGTTGATTGGCCTGCCCGCCGGAGTCTGGGTCGATCGGATGCGGTACCGCTCAGTGCTCATCTCTTCGGACCTGATTCGGGCGGCGGTCCTGCTCACTGTTCCCCTCGCCTGGTGGCTCGGGGTGCTGACGGTCTGGCAGCTCTACGCCGTGGCGCTGCTCATCGGCGTCTTCAGCGTCTTCTTTGACGTCGCTTACCAGAGCTTTCTGCCGCGCCTTATCGGGCGTGACCATTTGGTTGAAGGAAATGCCAAGTTGGAAACGGTGCACTCAGTTGCCCAACTCGCGGGTCCGGTCGCAGCAGGCCAACTGATTGCGTGGCTGACGGCACCCGTTGCCCTCGCCTTGGATGCAATCGCGATGGGATTGTCCGCACTGTTTGTCGGGCGCATGCGGCACCTTCAGCCCAAGCCGGAGCCGGTACCGGGATCCCGGCTGGGCACGGACATCGCAGAGGGCCTGCGTTTCGTTCTAGGCAACCCGTTGCTGCGGGCGATTGCCGGGTCCACCGCGTTGTTCAACCTGGCTTTCGCGGCCTATATGGCGATGCTGGTGTTCTTCCTTCCGAGAGACCTCGGGCTGGGCGCACACCACCTCGGCATTGTCTTTTCGGTCCTCGGTGTGGGCGGCCTTGCCGGCGCCCTGGCAACTCGACGGGTAACACTGTGGCTGGGTGAAGGGCCTGCCATTTGTTGGTCCGTGGCGGCGACAGCACCTTTTGCGCTCTTGATGCCTGCAGCGGGGGGTGAATGGTCGGTTTGGCTCGGCGCGGCTGGACTGGCTGTGGCCAGCTTCGGCATGGTCGTGTACAACGTCACGCAGGTGAGCTTCCGGCAGAGACTGACGCCGGACCGCCTGCTTGGGCGCATGAACGCCACCATGCGTTTCCTGGTCTGGGGTACCCAGCCCGTCGGCGCGCTGATAGGAGGCCTGCTCGGGCAGCTATACGGAGCTGAGGCAGCACTGTGGATCGCGGCGGCAGCGGCCTGTGTGGCCTTCCTGCCGGTCACCCTGTCACCCCTGCGAACGATGAGGAAGCTACCCGACGAACAGCCAGCACCGCCCTCCCCTTCCGCCTCATAG